The Streptomyces sp. NBC_00435 nucleotide sequence TCGTCCGACGAGTGGATCCGCTCGCGCTCCGGCATCGCGACGCGCCACTGGGCCTCGCCCCAGGAGACCGTCGCCGCGATGTCGGTGGAGGCCTCGGGCAAGGCGCTGGCCGACGCCGGGGTCGCCCCGGAGAAGATCGGCGCCGTGATCGTCTCGACGGTGTCGCACTTCAAGCAGACCCCGGCCGTCGCGACCGAGATCGCGCACCGCATCGGCGCGGGCAAGCCCGCCGCCTTCGACATCTCCGCCGGCTGCGCCGGGTTCGGCTACGGCCTGACCCTGGCCAAGGGCCTCGTGGTCGAGGGTTCCGCCGAGTACGTGCTGGTCATCGGCGTGGAGCGGCTCTCGGACCTCACCGACCTCGAGGACCGCGCGACGGCCTTCCTGTTCGGTGACGGCGCGGGCGCCGTGGTCGTCGGCCCTTCGGACGAGCCCGCCATCGGCCCCACCGTGTGGGGTTCGGAGGGCGACAAGTCGGAGACCATCAAGCAGACCGTGCCGTGGGACGAGTACCTCGGCAAGAGCGGCGGCGAGAAGTTTCCGGCCATCACGCAGGAGGGTCAGGCGGTCTTCCGCTGGGCCGTCTTCGAGATGGCCAAGGTGGCCCAGCAGGCGCTCGACGCAGCCGGGATCACCGCTGACGACCTGGACGTCTTCATTCCGCACCAGGCAAACATGCGGATCATCGACTCGATGGTGAAGACTCTCAAGCTGCCGGAGCACGTCACGGTCGCCCGTGACATCGAAACCACCGGCAACACCTCGGCCGCCTCGATCCCGCTCGCAATGGAGCGGCTCCTGGCGACCGGAGCGGCGAAGAGCGGCGACACCGCGCTCGTCATCGGCTTCGGGGCGGGACTCGTCTACGCCGCGACGGTCGTTACCCTCCCCTAGGGCCCGGGATCCACATCCCGGACTCCGTTCGACCCCCAGCTAGCTATAGAAGGAGCGCCAACATGGCCTTCACCCAGGAAGAAATCGTCGAAGGTCTCGCGGAGATCGTCAACGAGATCGCCGGCATCCCGACCGAGGACGTCCAGCTCGAGAAGTCCTTCACCGACGACCTGGACGTCGACTCGCTGTCCATGGTCGAGGTCGTCGTCGCCGCCGAAGAGCGCTTCGAGGTGAAGATCCCGGACGAGGACGTCAAGGGTCTCAAGAGCGTCGGCGACGCCGCGAGCTACATCCTCAAGCACCAGGCCTGAGCCTGACGAGCGTTTGTCGCCACCTGGCGGTGGCGCCGTGACAATTCACCCCCTGAAACGTGGAGAAAGAATTCCTGTGAGCCCGACCAATCGCACCGTGGTCGTCACCGGTATCGGCGCAACCACTCCGCTGGGTGGCGACAGCGCTTCGACCTGGGAAGGTCTGCTTGCCGGCCGTTCCGGCGTAAAGCCCCTCGAGGGTGAGCGCTTCGCCGAACTCCCGGTCCGTATCGCCGCCACAGCCGCCGTGGACCCGAGTGAGGTCCTTCCCCGGCCGCTGGCCCGCAAGCTGGACCGCTCGGCGCAGTTCGCGATCATCGCGGCCCGCGAGGCCTGGGCCGACGCCGGTTACACCGCCCCGGCCGGCGAGGACGCGAACATCGCGCCCGAGCGTCTGGGCACCGTCATCGCCTCCGGCATCGGCGGCGTGACCACCCTGCTCGACCAGTACGACGTACTGAAGGAAAAGGGTGTGCGCCGGGTCTCCCCGCACACCGTTCCCATGCTCATGCCCAACGGCCCGTCGGCCAACGTCGGCCTGGAGGTCAACGCCCGCGCGGGCGTGCACACTCCGGTCAGCGCCTGCGCCTCCGGCGCCGAGGCCATCGGCTACGCCGTAGAGATGATCCGCACCGGCCGTGCCGACGTGGTCGTCGCGGGCGGCACCGAGGCGGCGATCCACCCGCTGCCGATCGCCGCGTTCGCCAACATGATGGCGATGTCCAAGAACAACGAGAACCCGACCACGGCCTCCCGCCCGTACGACAAGGCCCGCGACGGCTTCGTCCTCGGCGAGGGCGCGGGCGTCGTGATCCTGGAGTCCGCCGAGCACGCCGCCGCGCGCGGCGCCCGGGTCTACTGCGAGGTGCTGGGCCAGGGTCTGTCCGCGGACAGCCACCACATCGCGCAGCCGGAGCCGACCGGCCGCGGCGTCGCGGCCGCCGTGCAGAACCTGCTCGACAACACGGGCCTCGACCCGGCCGAGCTGGTGCACCTGAACGCGCACGCCACGTCCACCCCGCAGGGTGACACGGCCGAGCTGAAGGCCCTGCGCAAGGTGCTGGGCGACGACCTCGACCACATCGCGATCTCGGCCACCAAGTCGATGACCGGTCATCTCCTGGGTGGAGCGGGCGGTATCGAGACCGTCGCGACGGTGCTGGCGCTGTACCACCGCCTCGCCCCGCCGACGATCAACCTCGACGACATCGACGAGGACATCGACGCGGACATCGTGCGCGGCGAGCCCCGCAAGCTCCCTGCCGACGGCCCGATCTCCGCGATCAACAACTCCTTCGGCTTCGGCGGCCACAACGTCACGCTGGCGTTCCGCAGCGTCTGACCCGCAGCAGCACGCCGGATCAGTACGCCCGGAGCAGCACGCCGGATCTGTACCTACGGAGAAGGCCCACCCGGATTCACCCGGGTGGGCCTTCTCCGTACGCTCAGACCACCTGGTGGAGCCAGCGCACCGGGGCTCCCTCGCCCGCGTAGCGGAAGGGCTCGAGCTCGTCGTCCCAGGGTTTGCCGAGCAGTTTGGCGATCTCCGCCTCCAGGTCCGTCTCACCGTGCGCGGACCGGGCGAGGGCGGCGCGCAGCCGGTCCTCGGGGATCAGGATGTCACCGTGCATGCCGGTGACGGCGTGGAAGATGCCCAGTTGCGGGGTGGAGCTGTAGCGCTCGCCCTCGGCGGTCGGACAGGGTTCCGCGGTCACCTCGAAGCGCAGCAGGTGCCAGCCCCGCAGGGCGGAGGCGAGCTTCGAGGCGGTGCCGGCCTCGGCCTGCCAGGAGAACTCGGCTCTCCAGGTGCCCGGGGAGGCGGGCTGCCGGATCCAGTCGAGGTTCACCCGCACCCCTAGCACCCCCGCAACAGCCCATTCCACGTGCGGGCAGAGCGCGCGCGGTGCGGAGTGCACGTACAGGACTCCACGTGTCGTCACCGGGACCTCCAGTGTGGGACGAGGTCGGGAATAAACTCCAGAAAACGGACAGTATGTGACGTGATGTAATGTAACGGAAATTATTTGACATTGCGTTGCGGGACTTGCGGCCGAAACGCCACGGGAAAAAGCTACCGTGCGCCGGGGGTCATGGTGTGACGTACGGTCGCTCCAAGGCCCGTAAACACAGAGCATTCACTCAGCAGGACGCCCCCGGACGACGCGGGGCGACGAGGAGGGACCTCACGCATGCGCACCACCGCCCCACGCCGCCGCGCGCGTCGGACGTCCGCGGGCGTGGGCGCGGCGTTCACCGCGCTGATCGTGGCGGCGGCCGGTGCGCTGACCGGGTGTTCGGCGGACGAGGCGAAGTCCGGGGGTGAGCGCGGGGCGCAGGCGGCTCCCCGCTGGAACACCTCGCCCGCCTCGGTCGCCGCCGTGGGCGACTCCATCACGCGCGGTTTCGACGCCTGTTCGGTACTGGCCGACTGCCCGGAGGTCTCCTGGGCCACCGGTGACGACCCCGACGTGCACTCGCTGGCCGCGCGGCTGCTCGGAGAGGCCGAGGCGCCCGCGCGCAGCTGGAACTACGCGGTGACCGGCTCCCGGATGGCGGACCTGCCGGGGCAGCTGGCGGAGGCCGCCGCCCACAGGCCCGGCCTGGTCACGGTCATGGTGGGCTCGAACGACGCCTGCCGGCCGACGGCTTCGTCGATGACCGCGGTGGCCGACTTCCGCTCCGGCTTCGAGAAGGCGCTGGCCGGCCTGCGGGCCGCCTCACCCACCTCCCAGGTGTACGTCTCCAGCGTCCCGGACCTCCAGCGGCTGTGGGAGCAGGGCAAGGACGACCCGATGGTGCGTCAGGTCTGGAAGCTGGGGATCTGTCAGTCGATGCTCGCCGAGCCGACCTCCGCGGCCGCCGGGGCGACGGCCCGGCGCGAACGTGTGCGGGCGCGCGTGGTCGAGTACAACGAGGTGCTGCGCGCGGTCTGCGCGAAGGACACGCTGTGCCGCTACGACGGCGGAGCGGTGTTCCAGTACCCGTTTTCGGCGGAGCAGTTGAGCCGCTGGGACTGGTTCCACCCGGGCAAGGACGGGCAGGCACGGCTCGCGGAACTGGCGCACCGACAGGTGACGTCCGCCGAGCCTCCGCGTTGACGCCGCGGGGCCGGGCGGGCCCCGCGGACGGACGTACAGGACCGGGAGCGGGTGTCAGGGCCCGCCCCCGGTCCAGCTCTTGAACCACCTCAGCACGGGTGATTTCCGGCCATTACAGGTCGAGGGTCGCCGTCAGCCGCGTGTCGCCGTGCGAGCGGCTCGCGCGGACCTCGTAGCCGCCGCCGATCCGCCGCCAGGAGCGGGAGTCCTCGTCCCAGATCTCGAAGGCCCGCTCCGGCAGGGCGATCTCGACCTCGACGCTCTCGCCGGGACCGGCCGCCACGCTCGCGAAGCCGGC carries:
- a CDS encoding ketoacyl-ACP synthase III, which gives rise to MSKIKPAKGSPYARILGVGGYRPTRVVPNEVILETIDSSDEWIRSRSGIATRHWASPQETVAAMSVEASGKALADAGVAPEKIGAVIVSTVSHFKQTPAVATEIAHRIGAGKPAAFDISAGCAGFGYGLTLAKGLVVEGSAEYVLVIGVERLSDLTDLEDRATAFLFGDGAGAVVVGPSDEPAIGPTVWGSEGDKSETIKQTVPWDEYLGKSGGEKFPAITQEGQAVFRWAVFEMAKVAQQALDAAGITADDLDVFIPHQANMRIIDSMVKTLKLPEHVTVARDIETTGNTSAASIPLAMERLLATGAAKSGDTALVIGFGAGLVYAATVVTLP
- a CDS encoding acyl carrier protein, with the protein product MAFTQEEIVEGLAEIVNEIAGIPTEDVQLEKSFTDDLDVDSLSMVEVVVAAEERFEVKIPDEDVKGLKSVGDAASYILKHQA
- the fabF gene encoding beta-ketoacyl-ACP synthase II; protein product: MSPTNRTVVVTGIGATTPLGGDSASTWEGLLAGRSGVKPLEGERFAELPVRIAATAAVDPSEVLPRPLARKLDRSAQFAIIAAREAWADAGYTAPAGEDANIAPERLGTVIASGIGGVTTLLDQYDVLKEKGVRRVSPHTVPMLMPNGPSANVGLEVNARAGVHTPVSACASGAEAIGYAVEMIRTGRADVVVAGGTEAAIHPLPIAAFANMMAMSKNNENPTTASRPYDKARDGFVLGEGAGVVILESAEHAAARGARVYCEVLGQGLSADSHHIAQPEPTGRGVAAAVQNLLDNTGLDPAELVHLNAHATSTPQGDTAELKALRKVLGDDLDHIAISATKSMTGHLLGGAGGIETVATVLALYHRLAPPTINLDDIDEDIDADIVRGEPRKLPADGPISAINNSFGFGGHNVTLAFRSV
- a CDS encoding DUF3145 domain-containing protein, with product MTTRGVLYVHSAPRALCPHVEWAVAGVLGVRVNLDWIRQPASPGTWRAEFSWQAEAGTASKLASALRGWHLLRFEVTAEPCPTAEGERYSSTPQLGIFHAVTGMHGDILIPEDRLRAALARSAHGETDLEAEIAKLLGKPWDDELEPFRYAGEGAPVRWLHQVV
- a CDS encoding GDSL-type esterase/lipase family protein; this encodes MRTTAPRRRARRTSAGVGAAFTALIVAAAGALTGCSADEAKSGGERGAQAAPRWNTSPASVAAVGDSITRGFDACSVLADCPEVSWATGDDPDVHSLAARLLGEAEAPARSWNYAVTGSRMADLPGQLAEAAAHRPGLVTVMVGSNDACRPTASSMTAVADFRSGFEKALAGLRAASPTSQVYVSSVPDLQRLWEQGKDDPMVRQVWKLGICQSMLAEPTSAAAGATARRERVRARVVEYNEVLRAVCAKDTLCRYDGGAVFQYPFSAEQLSRWDWFHPGKDGQARLAELAHRQVTSAEPPR